TGCAGGTCGGAACTTACCCGACAAGGAATTTCGCTACCTTAGGACCGTTATAGTTACGGCCGCCGTTTACCGGGGCTTCGATCAAGAGCTTCGCTTGCGCTAACCCCATCAATTAACCTTCCGGCACCGGGCAGGCGTCACACCCTATACGTCCACTTTCGTGTTTGCAGAGTGCTGTGTTTTTAATAAACAGTCGCAGCGGCCTGGTATCTTCGACCGGCGTGGGCTTACGCAGCAAGTGCTTCACCCTCACCGGCGCACCTTCTCCCGAAGTTACGGTGCCATTTTGCCTAGTTCCTTCACCCGAGTTCTCTCAAGCGCCTTGGTATTCTCTACCTAACCACCTGTGTCGGTTTGGGGTACGGTTCCCAGTTATCTGAAGCTTAGGAGCTTTTCTTGGAAGCATGGCATCAACCACTTCGTCGCCTAATGGCAACTCGTCATCAGCTCTCGGCCTTGAAATCCCGGATTTGCCTAAGATTTCAGCCTACCACCTTAAACTTGGACAACCAACGCCAAGCTGGCCTAGCCTTCTCCGTCCCTCCATCGCAATAACTGGAAGTACAGGAATATTAACCTGTTTTCCATCGACTACGCTTTTCAGCCTCGCCTTAGGGACCGACTAACCCTGCGTCGATTAACGTTGCGCAGGAAACCTTGGTCTTTCGGCGTGCGAGTTTTTCACTCGCATTGTCGTTACTCATGTCAGCATTCGCACTTCTGATACCTCCAGCAAGCTTCTCAACTCACCTTCACAGGCTTACAGAACGCTCCTCTACCGCATCATCAAAGATGACACCCGTAGCTTCGGTGCATGGTTTGAGCCCCGTTACATCTTCCGCGCAGGCCGACTCGACTAGTGAGCTATTACGCTTTCTTTAAAGGGTGGCTGCTTCTAAGCCAACCTCCTAGCTGTCTAAGCCTTCCCACATCGTTTCCCACTTAACCATGACTTTGGGACCTTAGCTGACGGTCTGGGTTGTTTCCCTTTTCACGACGGACGTTAGCACCCGCCGTGTGTCTCCCATGCTCGGCACTTGTAGGTATTCGGAGTTTGCATCGGTTTGGTAAGTCGGGATGACCCCCTAGCCGAAACAGTGCTCTACCCCCTACAGTGATACATGAGGCGCTACCTAAATAGCTTTCGAGGAGAACCAGCTATCTCCGAGCTTGATTAGCCTTTCACTCCGATCCACAGGTCATCCGCTAACTTTTCAACGGTAGTCGGTTCGGTCCTCCAGTCAGTGTTACCTAACCTTCAACCTGCCCATGGATAGATCGCCCGGTTTCGGGTCTATACCCAGCGACTAAACGCCCTATTAAGACTCGCTTTCGCTACGCCTCCCCTATTCGGTTAAGCTCGCCACTGAATATAAGTCGCTGACCCATTATACAAAAGGTACGCAGTCACCTAACAAAGTAGGCTCCCACTGCTTGTACGCATACGGTTTCAGGTTCTATTTCACTCCCCTCTCCGGGGTTCTTTTCGCCTTTCCCTCACGGTACTGGTTCACTATCGGTCAGTCAGTAGTATTTAGCCTTGGAGGATGGTCCCCCCATATTCAGACAAAGTTTCTCGTGCTCCGTCCTACTCGATTTCATTGATAAGAGATTTTCGTGTACGGGGCTATCACCCACTATGGCCACACTTTCCAGAGTGTTCCACTAATCTCAAACCAACTTAAGGGCTGGTCCCCGTTCGCTCGCCACTACTAAGGGAATCTCGGTTGATTTCTTTTCCTCAGGGTACTTAGATGTTTCAGTTCCCCTGGTTCGCCTCTTGCACCTATGTATTCAGTACAAGATAACCAGCTTATGCTGGCTGGGTTCCCCCATTCAGAGATCTCTGGATCACAGTCTGTTTGCCGACTCCCCAAAGCTTATCGCAGGCTACCACGTCTTTCATCGCCTCTGACTGCCAAGGCATCCACCGTATGCGCTTCTTCACTTGACCATATAACCCCAAGCAATCTGGTTATACTGTGAAGACGACATTCGCCGAAAATTCGCATGTTGCGCTTTCGCGCAGAACTCACAAATTTTACCTTAGCCTGATCACACACCAGTGAAAGTGCGTGTCAGTCTATATCTATCACATATCCGAATTTTTAAAGAACGATCTGACAAAAGTCAGAAATCAACATTCAAACTGAATGTTCATTTCTAAGTTCTGATCAGGTACTGCGAAAGTGGTGGAGCCAAGCGGGATCGAACCGCTGACCTCCTGCGTGCAAGGCAGGCGCTCTCCCAGCTGAGCTATGGCCCCGTATTACGGCTGAACCATGTAATGGTAGGTCTGGGCAGATTTGAACTGCCGACCTCACCCTTATCAGGGGTGCGCTCTAACCAACTGAGCTACAGACCTATAACAGGGTCGCGTTACAGCATCGTCTTTTACAATGAATCAAGCAATTCGTGTGGGAGCTCATCAGCAGGCTGATGTCGTCGATTAAGGAGGTGATCCAGCCGCAGGTTCCCCTACGGCTACCTTGTTACGACTTCACCCCAGTCATGAATCACACCGTGGTAACCGTCCTCCCGAAGGTTAGACTAGCTACTTCTGGTGCAACCCACTCCCATGGTGTGACGGGCGGTGTGTACAAGGCCCGGGAACGTATTCACCGCGACATTCTGATTCGCGATTACTAGCGATTCCGACTTCACGCAGTCGAGTTGCAGACTGCGATCCGGACTACGATCGGTTTTGTGAGATTAGCTCCACCTCGCGGCTTGGCAACCCTCTGTACCGACCATTGTAGCACGTGTGTAGCCCAGGCCGTAAGGGCCATGATGACTTGACGTCATCCCCACCTTCCTCCGGTTTGTCACCGGCAGTCTCCTTAGAGTGCCCACCATAACGTGCTGGTAACTAAGGACAAGGGTTGCGCTCGTTACGGGACTTAACCCAACATCTCACGACACGAGCTGACGACAGCCATGCAGCACCTGTGTCAGAGTTCCCGAAGGCACCAATCCATCTCTGGAAAGTTCTCTGCATGTCAAGGCCTGGTAAGGTTCTTCGCGTTGCTTCGAATTAAACCACATGCTCCACCGCTTGTGCGGGCCCCCGTCAATTCATTTGAGTTTTAACCTTGCGGCCGTACTCCCCAGGCGGTCAACTTAATGCGTTAGCTGCGCCACTAAAATCTCAAGGATTCCAACGGCTAGTTGACATCGTTTACGGCGTGGACTACCAGGGTATCTAATCCTGTTTGCTCCCCACGCTTTCGCACCTCAGTGTCAGTATCAGTCCAGGTGGTCGCCTTCGCCACTGGTGTTCCTTCCTATATCTACGCATTTCACCGCTACACAGGAAATTCCACCACCCTCTACCGTACTCTAGCTTGCCAGTTTTGGATGCAGTTCCCAGGTTGAGCCCGGGGCTTTCACATCCAACTTAACAAACCACCTACGCGCGCTTTACGCCCAGTAATTCCGATTAACGCTTGCACCCTCTGTATTACCGCGGCTGCTGGCACAGAGTTAGCCGGTGCTTATTCTGTCGGTAACGTCAAAACAGCAAGGTATTAACTTACTGCCCTTCCTCCCAACTTAAAGTGCTTTACAATCCGAAGACCTTCTTCACACACGCGGCATGGCTGGATCAGGCTTTCGCCCATTGTCCAATATTCCCCACTGCTGCCTCCCGTAGGAGTCTGGACCGTGTCTCAGTTCCAGTGTGACTGATCATCCTCTCAGACCAGTTACGGATCGTCGCCTTGGTGAGCCATTACCTCACCAACTAGCTAATCCGACCTAGGCTCATCTGATAGCGCAAGGCCCGAAGGTCCCCTGCTTTCTCCCGTAGGACGTATGCGGTATTAGCGTTCCTTTCGAAACGTTGTCCCCCACTACCAGGCAGATTCCTAGGCATTACTCACCCGTCCGCCGCTGAATCCAGGAGCAAGCTCCCATCATCCGCTCGACTTGCATGTGTTAGGCCTGCCGCCAGCGTTCAATCTGAGCCATGATCAAACTCTTCAGTTCAATACTGCTTGGGTTTTTAAGAAACCCTAAACTTGGCTCAGCAATCTCAAATGACTATGTGATTTCTCGCATGGTCACTTGTGATGCTGATAATCTTTTTGACTATCAGTCCATACTCACAAGCACCCACACGAATTGCTTGATTCGATTTGTTAAAGAGCGTTTGGTTAAGAGCTTTTCGTCTCAACCGAGGCGCGCATTCTACGCTTTCCTCAGAGCCTGTCAAGCGTTTATTTTGAAGTTTTTCGCGAGAAACTCGTTTAGCTTCAAACACTTGGCTCGCTGCGATCTCTCGTAGCGGGAGGCGAATCATACAGCGTTTAGAAGCGCTGTCAACCACCGCTTCAACCGCTATCGATCAGACGATCGAAGCACCACCAGCACTACCTGGATTAAGTAACTCATTGAATCTCAAGGAGTTTCTCGTTCCGACTACGCTGGAAGTGGGGCGCATTATAAGGGGATTCGAGAGCTGGTCAAGGCTTAATTTCATTTATTTGAAATATTCACCAGGCGCGTGCCATGGCAGGTTTGGCGCTCGATCTCGAGAACGCTACGAAACTGCCCTCCCCCTGCGCCCCACCACCCGAGGCAACCGCCGCGCCACTGCAGGAATTCGCATCAGCATCAACAAACCACCAATCCCTGCATAAATCGCCCACTCACGCAGATCCGAACGAACGATCCACAGGAAGTGCAGCAAGCCCAACCCGAGAATCACATACACCAGCTTGTGCAACTTCCTCCAGCGCGCCCCCAGCCGGCGCTGGCTGTAGCGATTGGACGTCACCGCCAATGCCAACAAGCCAAGAAAACCCAGTGCCCCCACTATTATGTAGGGTCGTTTGCGCAACTCCACAGTCAACTGCCCCCAATCCAGTCCGAGGATGAAGAACAGGTAGCAGAGGATATGCAGCACAATATAGGCAAAACACCACAACCCCAGCTGACGCCGAACCACGATCCAACCCGACCACCCCGTCAGCTTCTGCAAAGGCGTCATGCTCAGCGTCACCAGCAAAAAGGTAAGCGCTCCCAACCCCAGGCGATCCATCATGATCTTTCCTGGGTCTGGACCCAGCAGGCTCATCGCCGCCTCGTACAACCACCAGACGGGAAACAGACAACCCACCATGAAGATGGCCAGGCGCAGCCAGGGATAGCGCATCAATAATTCTTCCGCAGGTCGAGCCCGGCATACAGCGACGCCACTTCATCGGCGTAGCCATTGAACATCTGGGTCTGGCGAACATTTGGGCTGAACAATCCGCTCGGCAGGCGGCGCTCGCGCGCCTGGCTCCAGCGTGGGTGATCGACCTCCGGGTTCACGTTGGCATAGAAACCATATTCGTCTGGCGCCAGCCCCTCCCAGGTAGTCTGCGGCTGCTCGGCCACCAGGCTGATGCGCACGATCGATTTGATGCTCTTGAAGCCATACTTCCAAGGCACCACCAACCGCAGCGGCGCTCCATTCTGATTAGCCAGCTCCCGCCCATACATCCCAACTGCCAGAATGGCCAGAGGGTGCATGGCCTCATCCAGGCGCAGCCCCTCTCTATAAGGCCAATCGATCAGGGCAAAGCCTGAACGCTGCCCCGGCATATGCTCCGGGTCCTTCAATGTCTCGAATCGCACATAGCGCGCCTTCGAAGTGGGCTCGACCTGCTTGAGCACCTGCGAAAGCGGAAAGCCCAACCAGGGGATGACCATCGACCAGGCTTCCACGCAACGCAACCGGTAGATGCGTTCTTCGAGCTGATAAGGTTTGACGAAGTCCTCCAGGGCATAACGCCCCGGCTTTGCGACCTCACCGTCGACCACCACCGACCACGGCTCTGTCTTCAGGCTGGCACCGTTGGCAGCCGGGTCCCCCTTGTCGGGCCCGAACTCATAGAAGTTGTTGTAGTGAGTGGCGTCCTTGAACGGCGTGATCGCCTCACCCTTGACAGTCACCGCCTGCCAGCGCGCTGCAGCGAGCTTGTCGCTGAACCATGTCGGCGCGGCGCCCGCCTCTACATCCGGGTAACGCGATGCCTCAGCCGCCCGCGCCGCAAACGGCAGGGCACCCAGGGCAAGCCCCGCCAGGGACCCGCCCAACAGCGTGCGACGAGAAAGATAGAGGCTTTCGGGTGTGATCTCCGATGCCTTGCAGTCGGACGACCTGGGTAGCTTGATCAGCATGACGGCTCCACAGCACTGGATGAGGGATACCAGTAAGACTATGGAGCCGGAGGGTTATTCCAGCATTAAATCTTTTTTCAGGCTTTGCGGCGTCGGCCGCGCAGCAGGTACTGGATTGGCCCCGAAGCCGCGTAGGCAAGGAAGATCAGCAGGAGGATGCGCGGCGGGTCGCTGAACACCACGGCAAACACCAGCACCACTGCAAGGATCGCGACAAACGGCACGCGCCCTTTGAGGTCCAGCTCCTTGAAGCTGTTGTACTTGATGTTGCTGACCATCAGCATGCCAGCCGCGGCAACCAGCAGTGCCACCAGGAACGACAACTTGGAGCCCTGGATGCCATAGTCGCTGAATGCCCATACGGTACCAGCCACCACGCCGGCGGCTGCCGGGCTGGCAAGACCGATGAAGTAGCGCTTGTCGGCAGTACCGACCTGGGTGTTGAAACGCGCCAGGCGCAGCGCGGCACCGGCTACATAGATAAAGGCAACCATCCAGCCGACCTTGCCCATATCGCCCAGGGCCCAGCCGAACGCCAGCAAGGCCGGCGCCACACCGAAGGCGACCATGTCCGACAGCGAGTCGTACTCGGCACCGAAGGCGCTTTGGGTATTGGTCATGCGTGCAACACGGCCATCAAGACCATCGAGCACCATGGCAACGAAAATGGCGATGGCGGCAAAGGCGAAATACTTGCTCGCCTCACGCGGGTCACCCGCACTCAGAGCACTTTGGGCGCTCATCGAGCTGATGATGGAATAGAACCCGGCAAACAGGTTGGCGGTGGTA
The Pseudomonas sp. KU43P genome window above contains:
- the pssA gene encoding CDP-diacylglycerol--serine O-phosphatidyltransferase, whose amino-acid sequence is MSERPEEPNKPSDAESLLPVDEHVEEGHDAEGRKVRHRGIYLLPNLFTTANLFAGFYSIISSMSAQSALSAGDPREASKYFAFAAIAIFVAMVLDGLDGRVARMTNTQSAFGAEYDSLSDMVAFGVAPALLAFGWALGDMGKVGWMVAFIYVAGAALRLARFNTQVGTADKRYFIGLASPAAAGVVAGTVWAFSDYGIQGSKLSFLVALLVAAAGMLMVSNIKYNSFKELDLKGRVPFVAILAVVLVFAVVFSDPPRILLLIFLAYAASGPIQYLLRGRRRKA
- the msrP gene encoding protein-methionine-sulfoxide reductase catalytic subunit MsrP — its product is MLIKLPRSSDCKASEITPESLYLSRRTLLGGSLAGLALGALPFAARAAEASRYPDVEAGAAPTWFSDKLAAARWQAVTVKGEAITPFKDATHYNNFYEFGPDKGDPAANGASLKTEPWSVVVDGEVAKPGRYALEDFVKPYQLEERIYRLRCVEAWSMVIPWLGFPLSQVLKQVEPTSKARYVRFETLKDPEHMPGQRSGFALIDWPYREGLRLDEAMHPLAILAVGMYGRELANQNGAPLRLVVPWKYGFKSIKSIVRISLVAEQPQTTWEGLAPDEYGFYANVNPEVDHPRWSQARERRLPSGLFSPNVRQTQMFNGYADEVASLYAGLDLRKNY
- the msrQ gene encoding protein-methionine-sulfoxide reductase heme-binding subunit MsrQ codes for the protein MRYPWLRLAIFMVGCLFPVWWLYEAAMSLLGPDPGKIMMDRLGLGALTFLLVTLSMTPLQKLTGWSGWIVVRRQLGLWCFAYIVLHILCYLFFILGLDWGQLTVELRKRPYIIVGALGFLGLLALAVTSNRYSQRRLGARWRKLHKLVYVILGLGLLHFLWIVRSDLREWAIYAGIGGLLMLMRIPAVARRLPRVVGRRGRAVS